The following are encoded together in the Platichthys flesus chromosome 9, fPlaFle2.1, whole genome shotgun sequence genome:
- the dzip1l gene encoding LOW QUALITY PROTEIN: cilium assembly protein DZIP1L (The sequence of the model RefSeq protein was modified relative to this genomic sequence to represent the inferred CDS: deleted 1 base in 1 codon) has protein sequence MSCQSMPLIIVYVIRGSFDEKYDMLSSLSLLQPFHNGIFYPYTIDTQGTHSSAWIQSHLNCPLSHYPVPTAGTIPSSGTSTVPPFKFRRRGETVDWRQINRVDINLVKSQLDIDTLQDHIMEVTFCNLDEERCQECRNPVDPGLLKLLQLTQLSVEWLLHCQEVFSLSQRAAEERLEAARKEQKQLLEQQSQQEEKVKALKEELVLKGKVVSDLQSKLLLCSHKCQICKKGFFTPQFLKSHMERRHPEDHESQLLSDSEKKAKIDILKMEISGLRELNVQLQQNLDLKTAQEKRLESERDHYKAEEMARLDRVLADSADSKEQILLNQLKKQDEMWESMLQQKNEHHESSKNKLLDELSRVQSSVSAEQERSQQLKQEMEQLKQEMERRLQEMQLTIEAQREQEMERRLQEMQQTIEAQREQIINICSKAPTKEVEEPVVVSPPAPEPKPTRVVLEEPVFALNLEPIQELSQEETDLSSASEPEQSPSMTANALKMNPSNEMEIRRELEGSVSKRLEDLGVKPNQSGVKKRDFTSIMAKVTSEPNLVAKGMPGYWYRREEIARRLDDRLSETMATEAPPGGQSNTPQPEPRAESTTQPKTTPNGQAAPRTCNLMETGKRMMKWIRETLRKIRKSLSWPKRWSRSFKKEQERDQQEASS, from the exons ATGTCCTGCCAGTCCATGCCTTTAATAATCGTCTATGTCATCAGaggctcctttgatgaaaaatatgACATGTTATCGTCTCTCTCGTTGCTGCAGCCATTTCACAATGGCATATTTTACCCCTACACCATTGACACCCAAGGGACCCAC TCATCAGCGTGGATCCAATCCCACCTGAACTGCCCACTCAGCCACTACCCTGTACCCACAGCGGGGACGATTCCTTCCAGTGGCACCTCCACTGTCCCCCCCTTCAAATTCCGCCGTCGCGGGGAGACGGTTGACTGGCGGCAGATCAACAGGGTGGACATAAACCTGGTGAAAAGCCAACTCGATATAGACACTCTCCAGGATCACATCATGGAAGTGACGTTCTGCAACCTGGATGAGGAGCGGTGCCAGGAGTGCCGGAACCCTGTGGACCCGGGTCTCCTCAAGCTCCTGCAGCTGACGCAGCTCTCCGTGGAGTGGCTGCTCCACTGCCAGGAAGTCTTCAGCCTCAGCCAGCGTGCGGcggaggagaggctggaggcGGCGCGCAAGGAGCAGAAGCAGCTGCTTGAGCAGCAGAGCCAGCAGGAAGAGAAGGTGAAGGCTCTGAAAGAAGAACTCGTGCTGAAGGGGAAGGTCGTGAGCGACCTGCAGTCCAAGCTGCTCCTCTGTAGCCACAAG tgtCAAATTTGTAAGAAAGGCTTCTTCACGCCACAATTCCTCAAGAGCCACATGGAGCGCCGTCATCCTGAAGACCACGAGAGCC AGCTGCTGTCGGATAGTGAGAAGAAAGCCAAGATTGATATTCTCAAGATGGAGATCAGTGGCTTGAGGGAGCTGAacgttcagctgcagcagaacctGGATCTCAAAACAGCTCAG GAGAAGCGACTTGAGAGTGAGCGAGACCATTATAAAGCTGAGGAGATGGCTCGCTTAGATAGAGTCCTAGCCGACTCTGCTGACTCAAAGGAACAAATCCTCCTAAATCAGCTGAAGAAGCAG GATGAAATGTGGGAATCCATGCTGCAACAAAAGAATGAACACCACGAGTCCTCAAAGAATAAG ctgctggacgAGCTGAGCAGAGTTCAGTCATCTGTGTCTGCAGAGCAGGAGCGAAGCCAGCAGCTAAAGCAGGAAATGGAGCAGTTAAAGCAGGAAATGGaacggaggctgcaggagatgcAGCTAACCATTGAGGCTCAGAGGGAGCAGGAAATGGaacggaggctgcaggagatgcAGCAAACCATTGAGGCTCAGAGGGAGCAG ATAATAAATATTTGCTCAAAAGCACCCACCAAAGAAGTGGAAGAACCAG tggTGGTCAGCCCCCCAGCACCAGAGCCCAAACCAACGAGGGTTGTTCTTG AGGAGCCAGTCTTTGCTCTTAACCTGGAGCCTATACAGGAGCTGTCACAAGAGGAGACAG ACTTGAGCAGCGCCTCTGAGCCGGAACAGAGTCCGAGCATGACGGCCAATGCTCTGAAGATGAACCCCAGCAACGAGATGGAGATAAGACGAGAGCTCGAGGGGTCCGTCTCAAAGAGGCTTGAGGACCTGGGGGTCAAGCCC aATCAAAGTGGTGTGAAGAAAAGGGATTTCACTTCCATCATGGCCAAAGTGACTTCAGAGCCGAACCTAGTTGCAAAGGGGATGCCAGGATACTGGTACCGTCGGGAGGAGATCGCCCGCCGCTTGGACGATAGGCTGAGCGAGACAATGGCGACAGAAGCTCCTCCAGGCGGGCAGTCCAACACTCCCCAGCCAGAGCCGAGGGCCGAGAGCACCACCCAACCCAAGACTACGCCCAACGGCCAGGCTGCTCCGAGGACCTGCAATctcat GGAAACAGGGAAGagaatgatgaagtggatcagaGAAACTTTAAGAAAG atacgCAAATCACTGTCCTGGCCAAAGAGGTGGAGCAGAAGTTTTAAGAAAGAACAGGAAAGAGACCAGCAGGAGGCGTCATCATGA
- the agxta gene encoding alanine--glyoxylate and serine--pyruvate aminotransferase a, translating to MSSVPVPPPKCLQKPLVVPFRHMFGPGPSNVPPRILQAGANPVIGHMHPEIFEIMNDIKSGIQYMFQTQNRVTLAVSGTGHTAMECAIFNAVEPGEGVLTAVNGIWGERAADMAERIGARVNTIVAPPGGFLTNAEIERALAKHRPALFFLAHGESSTGVLHPLDGIGQLCHKYNCLFLVDSVASMGGAPLLMDQQGIDILYTGSQKVLNAPPGTAPISFSERACQKIFNRRTKPVSFFLDLKWLSNYWGCDGKPSRVYHHTGPVTAFYSLRESLAVLVEEGLEKSWERHKEVAEYFHTSLESMGLHLFVKEKKARLPTVTTIVAPTGYDWKDITSYIMKTHNIEISGGLGPSVGLVLRVGLMGCNSSKTHVDMVLAALKDALKHCHENKL from the exons ATGTCGTCTGTACCTGTACCTCCACCAAAGTGCCTACAGAAACCGCTGGTGGTTCCTTTCCGCCACATGTTTGGACCGGGTCCTTCCAACGTCCCCCCTCGTATCCTGCAGGCCGGGGCCAATCCTGTCATTGGACACATGCATCCAGAGATATTTGAG ATAATGAATGACATCAAAAGTGGAATCCAGTACATGTTTCAGACTCAGAACCGCGTGACTTTAGCTGTGAGCGGCACCGGCCACACTGCCATGGAGTGTGCCATCTTCAATGCAGTGGAGCCCGGGGAGGGGGTTCTGACGGCAGTGAATGGAATATGGGGCGAGCGAGCAGCAGACATGGCAGAGAGGATAG GTGCCAGAGTGAATACCATTGTGGCGCCACCTGGGGGCTTCCTCACCAATGCAGAAATTGAGCGG GCCTTAGCAAAGCACAGGCCCGCCCTGTTCTTCCTTGCACATGGGGAATCTTCCACGGGAGTCCTGCATCCTTTAGATGGAATCGGACAGCTGTGCCACAA GTATAACTGCCTGTTTCTCGTAGACTCTGTGGCTTCAATGGGAGGAGCCCCTCTGCTCATGGACCAGCAAG GGATAGACATCCTCTACACAGGCTCTCAGAAGGTGCTAAATGCTCCACCGGGTACAGCACCTATCTCCTTCAGTGAGAGAGCATG CCAGAAAATATTCAACCGAAGGACAAAACCAGTGTCATTCTTCCTGGATTTGAAATGGCTTTCAAACTATTGGGGATGTGATGGCAAGCCGTCAAGAGT ATATCACCACACAGGCCCAGTCACTGCTTTCTACTCTCTGAGGGAGAGCCTTGCTGTGCTTGTTGAAGAG GGTCTGGAGAAATCCTGGGAAAGACATAAAGAAGTGGCGGAATACTTCCACACTAGCCTAGAAAGCATGGGGCTCCACCTTTTTGTCAAAGAAAAG AAAGCAAGGCTGCCGACTGTCACCACCATTGTTGCTCCTACTGGATATGACTGGAAAGACATCACAAGCTACATCATGAAAACACATAATATAGAAATTTCCGGAGGGCTTGGACCATCGGTTGGCTTG GTGTTACGTGTGGGACTGATGGGATGTAACAGCAGCAAAACCCATGTTGACATGGTGCTGGCAGCACTGAAAGATGCTCTGAAACACTGTCATGAGAACAAATTGTGA
- the dtymk gene encoding thymidylate kinase, producing MACKRGALIVLEGVDKAGKTTQCQKLLQALQQSGRPVEMMRFPDRSTTIGQLISAYLQKKSDLEDHTVHLLFSANRWEMVPLIKKKLEQGITLVVDRYAFSGVAFTGAKPGFCLDWCMKPDVGLPKPDLVMFLQLSPVEAALRGQYGEERYETSSFQRAVQQKFEHLMKDPSINWQVIDASKSVDQVHKDITTHSLNTINTAHNLPLGELWK from the exons ATGGCGTGTAAGCGAGGAGCGCTCATCGTGCTGGAGGGGGTGGACAAGGCCGGGAAGACCACCCAGTgccagaagctgctgcaggcgCTGCAACAAAGCGGGCGGCCGGTGGAGATGATGCGGTTCCCCG ACAGGAGCACAACGATCGGACAGCTGATCAGCGCCTACCTGCAGAAGAAGAGCGACCTGGAGGACCACACGGTTCATCTGCTGTTCTCTGCCAACCGCTGGGAGATGGT ACCGTTGAtcaagaagaagctggagcaAGGCATCACTCTGGTTGTAGATCGGTACGCCTTCTCCGGAGTTGCTTTCACCGGTGCCAAGCCG GGGTTCTGTCTGGACTGGTGCATGAAACCAGACGTGGGACTGCCAAAGCCAGACCTGGTGATGTTCCTGCAGCTCAGCCCGGTGGAGGCTGCTCTCAGAGGTCAGTATGGAGAGGAGAGATACGAGACCAGCAGCTTCCAAAGAGCAGTGCAACAGAAGTTTGAACATCTGATGAAAGATCCCTCAATAAACTGGCAG GTTATCGATGCTTCTAAGAGTGTCGACCAAGTGCACAAGGACATCACCACCCACAGCCTTAACACCATCAACACAGCTCACAACCTGCCCCTTGGAGAGCTGTGGAAGTGA
- the atg4b gene encoding cysteine protease ATG4B isoform X2 — translation MDAATLTYDTLRFGEFEDFPETSEPVWILGKEYNALTEKDDILSDVTSRLWFTYRKNFPPIGGTGPTSDTGWGCMLRCGQMILGEALLCRHLGRNWRWNRDEKQREEYISILNAFIDKKDSYYSIHQIAQMGVGEGKPIGQWYGPNTVAQVLKKLAVFDTWSRLVVHVAMDNTVVIEEIKRLCMPWLDAAEACGDAEAGGDLNGCLEGACAMAEEDTALWRPLVLLIPLRLGLSDINEAYIETLKQCFMLPQSLGVIGGKPNSAHYFIGYVGEELIYLDPHTTQPAVDPCEDSQVPDETYHCQHPPCRMHICELDPSIAAGFFCRTEDEFDDWCMRIRRLSCRRGGLPMFELVDSQPCHMVSVDVLNLTPDFSDSDRLERFFDSEDEEFEILSL, via the exons ATGGATGCAG CAACCTTGACATATGACACACTTCGCTTTGGAGAGTTTGAAGATTTTCCTGAGACCTCAGAGCCTGTGTGGATCTTGGGCAAAGAATACAATGCACTCACAG AGAAAGATGACATTTTATCAGATGTCACTTCACGACTGTGGTTCACATACAGAAAAAACTTCCCGCCGATTG GTGGGACAGGACCAACGTCAGATACAGGATGGGGGTGTATGTTACGATGCGGCCAGATGATCCTCGGCGAGGCGTTGTTGTGCCGACATTTAGGCAGAA ACTGGAGATGGAACAGAGacgagaaacaaagagaagagtaCATCAGTATTCTCAACGCCTTCATTGACAAAAAAGACAGCTATTATTCCATCCATCAAATTG CCCAAATGGGGGTTGGAGAGGGGAAGCCAATAGGCCAGTGGTACGGACCAAACACAGTCGCCCAGGTTCTAAA GAAACTGGCAGTGTTTGATACATGGAGCAGATTAGTTGTACACGTGGCAATGGACAACACTGTGGTCATCGAGGAGATCa AGCGGCTCTGTATGCCCTGGCTGGATGCGGCAGAGGCCTGTGGAGACGCAGAGGCAGGGGGGGATCTGAATGGCTGCCTCGAGGGTGCGTGTGCGATGGCTGAGGAGGATACGGCTCTGTGGAGACCCCTGGTCCTGCTCATCCCCCTCAGGCTGGGCCTGAGTGATATCAACGAGGCCTATATTGAAACCCTCAAG CAATGCTTCATGCTGCCTCAGTCCTTGGGTGTTATTGGGGGGAAACCCAACAGTGCCCATTACTTCATTGGTTATGTCG GAGAAGAACTCATCTACTTAGACCCACACACCACACAGCCTGCAGTGGATCCGTGTGAAGACAGCCAGGTCCCTGATGAGACGTACCATTGTCAGCACCCACCCTGCCGCATGCACATCTGTGAACTGGACCCATCCATTGCAGCG GGTTTCTTCTGCAGAACAGAGGACGAGTTTGATGACTGGTGTATGCGCATAAGAAGG CTGTCCTGCAGAAGAGGGGGCCTGCCCATGTTTGAACTCGTTGACAGCCAGCCCTGTCACATGGTCAGCGTGGATGTTCTGAACCTCACTCCTG atttctcagaCTCTGACAGGTTGGAGCGGTTCTTTGATTCAGAAGACGAAGAGTTTGAGATCCTTTCCCTGTGA
- the atg4b gene encoding cysteine protease ATG4B isoform X1, which produces MDAATLTYDTLRFGEFEDFPETSEPVWILGKEYNALTEKDDILSDVTSRLWFTYRKNFPPIGGTGPTSDTGWGCMLRCGQMILGEALLCRHLGRNWRWNRDEKQREEYISILNAFIDKKDSYYSIHQIAQMGVGEGKPIGQWYGPNTVAQVLKKLAVFDTWSRLVVHVAMDNTVVIEEIKRLCMPWLDAAEACGDAEAGGDLNGCLEGACAMAEEDTALWRPLVLLIPLRLGLSDINEAYIETLKQCFMLPQSLGVIGGKPNSAHYFIGYVGEELIYLDPHTTQPAVDPCEDSQVPDETYHCQHPPCRMHICELDPSIAAGFFCRTEDEFDDWCMRIRRLSCRRGGLPMFELVDSQPCHMVSVDVLNLTPDALFTDFSDSDRLERFFDSEDEEFEILSL; this is translated from the exons ATGGATGCAG CAACCTTGACATATGACACACTTCGCTTTGGAGAGTTTGAAGATTTTCCTGAGACCTCAGAGCCTGTGTGGATCTTGGGCAAAGAATACAATGCACTCACAG AGAAAGATGACATTTTATCAGATGTCACTTCACGACTGTGGTTCACATACAGAAAAAACTTCCCGCCGATTG GTGGGACAGGACCAACGTCAGATACAGGATGGGGGTGTATGTTACGATGCGGCCAGATGATCCTCGGCGAGGCGTTGTTGTGCCGACATTTAGGCAGAA ACTGGAGATGGAACAGAGacgagaaacaaagagaagagtaCATCAGTATTCTCAACGCCTTCATTGACAAAAAAGACAGCTATTATTCCATCCATCAAATTG CCCAAATGGGGGTTGGAGAGGGGAAGCCAATAGGCCAGTGGTACGGACCAAACACAGTCGCCCAGGTTCTAAA GAAACTGGCAGTGTTTGATACATGGAGCAGATTAGTTGTACACGTGGCAATGGACAACACTGTGGTCATCGAGGAGATCa AGCGGCTCTGTATGCCCTGGCTGGATGCGGCAGAGGCCTGTGGAGACGCAGAGGCAGGGGGGGATCTGAATGGCTGCCTCGAGGGTGCGTGTGCGATGGCTGAGGAGGATACGGCTCTGTGGAGACCCCTGGTCCTGCTCATCCCCCTCAGGCTGGGCCTGAGTGATATCAACGAGGCCTATATTGAAACCCTCAAG CAATGCTTCATGCTGCCTCAGTCCTTGGGTGTTATTGGGGGGAAACCCAACAGTGCCCATTACTTCATTGGTTATGTCG GAGAAGAACTCATCTACTTAGACCCACACACCACACAGCCTGCAGTGGATCCGTGTGAAGACAGCCAGGTCCCTGATGAGACGTACCATTGTCAGCACCCACCCTGCCGCATGCACATCTGTGAACTGGACCCATCCATTGCAGCG GGTTTCTTCTGCAGAACAGAGGACGAGTTTGATGACTGGTGTATGCGCATAAGAAGG CTGTCCTGCAGAAGAGGGGGCCTGCCCATGTTTGAACTCGTTGACAGCCAGCCCTGTCACATGGTCAGCGTGGATGTTCTGAACCTCACTCCTG aCGCTCTcttcacagatttctcagaCTCTGACAGGTTGGAGCGGTTCTTTGATTCAGAAGACGAAGAGTTTGAGATCCTTTCCCTGTGA
- the boka gene encoding bcl-2-related ovarian killer protein homolog A gives MEMLRRSSVFAAEVFDRTPTTDKELVSQAKALCRDYIHSRLNRVGIGWSNPEHGLAASGGTLGETSSVLLWLGDELEYLRPNVYRNVARQLNIAVASENAVSDAFLAVAADIFSTGITWGKVVSLYAVAGALAVDCVRHGHPDMVDTIVDCMGEFVRKHLTSWLKRKGGWVDVTKCVVNTDASFRSHWLVTAACTFGHYLKAIVLYLLRDK, from the exons ATGGAGATGTTGCGCCGCTCGTCTGTGTTCGCGGCGGAGGTGTTCGACCGCACGCCCACCACCGACAAGGAGCTGGTGTCCCAGGCCAAAGCGCTGTGCAGGGACTACATCCATTCCAGGCTGAACCGTGTCGGCATAGGCTGGTCCAACCCGGAACACGGGCTGGCTGCCTCAGGCGGGACGCTGGGAGAGACGTCGTCGGTTCTGCTGTGGCTGG GTGACGAGTTGGAATACCTTCGACCCAACGTTTATCGTAATGTAGCGCGACAGCTGAACATCGCAGTGGCTTCGGAGAACGCAGTGTCGGACGCATTCCTGGCTGTGGCTGCAGACATTTTCTCTACAG GTATTACTTGGGGAAAGGTGGTTTCTTTGTACGCCGTAGCAGGGGCCTTGGCGGTTGATTGTGTTCGCCACGGTCATCCGGACATGGTCGATACCATCGTCGACTGCATGGGGGAGTTTGTCCGAAAGCATCTGACCTCCTGGTTAAAAAGGAAAGGGGGCTGG GTGGATGTCACGAAATGCGTGGTGAACACCGACGCCAGCTTCCGCTCTCATTGGCTGGTGACTGCTGCCTGCACCTTTGGACACTATCTGAAAGCCATCGTGTTGTACCTCCTCAGGGATAAGTGA